The genomic segment GACCTGTCGCTGTTTTTTATGCAAACGATTCCTGCTGCTGGAACTCAGAAGCAACCGCCTAAGTGCAAAATAGATGATAACCGCTCGTCTTATCCACCTTTTGGTAGGTATATGTATGCCTAATTGCTCATACCCAAACAAATTATTGTTGCTTAAGGGTGATTATTTCCAATTCCAATCCATGTTAAAATGGTAGAATTACGAATAGAAAGGTGCGAAATACGATGGGATCTTGGGGAACAGCAGCGCTGGAAAGCGATGAAGGTCTTGATGTTCTTGATGCTTTAGGCAAATATGCAGTGGACCGCCAGTCGATTAAATTGAAAGAGCTTCTAGCTCATTATAGAGAGCTCGGATTCCTTGCGGAAGATCCGGAAGAGGTGGATTTCCTTTACGATAATACAGCGATTGCTCTAGCAGAAATTGTGTGTGTCTATATCGAAAACGGCAAGACGCAGTACGCAGAACTGAGTGGTTTGACGGAGATCGTCTGGAATAAGGAAGATCTGCTTGAGCTAAAGCAATTGGTTCAGCAGGTGTTGGATAATAAA from the Paenibacillus sp. BIHB 4019 genome contains:
- a CDS encoding DUF4259 domain-containing protein, translating into MGSWGTAALESDEGLDVLDALGKYAVDRQSIKLKELLAHYRELGFLAEDPEEVDFLYDNTAIALAEIVCVYIENGKTQYAELSGLTEIVWNKEDLLELKQLVQQVLDNKGGERELYELRDGDSDWINHLEKVIRILTERL